Genomic window (Carettochelys insculpta isolate YL-2023 chromosome 12, ASM3395843v1, whole genome shotgun sequence):
AAATCTCTGAAATCAGAGAAGTTTATTCAAATATACTATATACACACacgttttaaaaatattttacatttactttTTTAAGGGGGGCCCCCCATGtttcaaaaggggcccagagctcctggctgccactttTGGTATTGCCGCAGCTGGAGATTTgagctcctttgaaacactgtaaAAGCACGGCTCTGCGCAGCGATgatagggaggggaggggaggggaggagagaggggtcaGCACTGCCCTCTATGTAGCCATAAGGGTTGACTGCCCTCAGGCACACTCCCGCCtgaagctctgcccctccctcctcccccaacatgcacacatgtgcacacacacccccttggTGGTGGCTGACCCTGCTGTATGTCAGCTTTACTCTAGAATTCTGCTGTGAGTCTGTAATTCTGCTGTATACAGACCTGCAAGTAAGCTGTAGTAAacccatctcttttccaagccttCTGGCATGAGAGAATGCACTGGGGGTTGGGGTTTTGTGAATGTTACTAGAGTGGGTTTCCGCCCTCTCCACCATGTTCCTAGCTTTGGGTGACTGCAGTTATTTGTTTGTATTAGGGTCacaaataaattttaataaataaataaattttaacatCCAGAAACTGTAaaggtactttttaaaatttagccTAAATCAAGACAAaaacacaacttttcaaagatttgCTGGATGAAACAAGAGAAGCAAGGAGAAAATTCTTAAAAAGTAATCAGAAGTTTTAAATGTGTGTGCATATAAAAGACAGGAGTTTTTGCTAGTTGGTAAGAACAGCATTCAATTCAATAAAGTGTTTTATGGCAAACAGGTCTGACAGTTGACATCACAAGTCACAGTGACGGTTTTGATGGCAGGGTGCTACACTGTCAACATTCTTCCAAAAACACATTAccagaaaattaaatatttactaAGGTAACAGCTGTCcattacacacacatgcacgagCGCGCAcacactctcccctcttccattTTATATATCAATCCCATTTAGATGGTATAAGGAGATACATCTCCCTCAATACTCAATTGTTCTGTGGTTGGTTCTCACTTGCAGCTTTTCTTTCTAGCATATTGAGAAGCTGAAAGGGTTGTTTTAAACATTCTAGGTGCTGAAGACAGGAACCCATATCGGCCTAACACTTAATCTGAATGTTATCTGGAAAGTGATGGTATTTTAAGGGTTAAATCATAACCAGCTCACTTCTGCTTACCTCAGTATGTCACCATACAGATTTGGCATTACAAGCACATCAAATTGTGATGGATCTTGTACCATCTAGGAAGAAAAATGATTTAATTTTAAAGTTATGTATTTTAACTATAAAAAATTAGAACGGATTAGGTACTCACATTCAGACACACAGTGTCTAGATACATTTCATTAAATTTAATATCTTTACAGTTTTCTGCAGCTTCCCTGCATTTTCTCAGAAAAAGCCCATCAGACATTCGCCTGCAATTAGAATAAAAGATGAATGTTACAGAACATAGCTAcataaacagttttaaaaagcaactgCCTCAAGGTAAAAAAGAAGAGCACCTCTAGAAACAACAGAAAAAGAAAGGCCAGATCCTCACTAGAGATATAGTGGGGAGCCCAAAGGTGGCTTTTCACCACTTTGTTCATGGGATCACCCAACAGCTGATTCAACTATAGGAGGAAATTAGGACAGTTTCTAATCTGGGCTGGCATGTAGTGTCCCCATAGGGGCAGGAAATTGCCAGACAGAAGTATGTTTGACCATGGCCCACGCCTGCACCCAATGTTCTCCGTGAGAGGGCAAGTGCATGTATGAAAAGAGTAACATGTTGGTTGACTCTACTGGCTTTGCAACAGAAGCGGGAATTCCCCTGCTGTGTGGTTAAAGCAGCTACAAAGCTCTTCTGTCAAAACTCAGACCAAACTCATTAGAGGCCAAGATCTGCCTCTAAACATTCAATTTAGCAACTGATCAAAGAACTACTTCAAATGTTAACTTTTTGGATTTCATTACCTTAAAAACATGCTCACAATTTACCATATGTTCAGAGCAAATGCTTTATTCTTATTGTAGGCAGTTTGGAAACAAAGCtttgttctgttttgaaatatattCAGACTTCTCAAAAATGTGCACTATACAGAATAAGTTAGGTTGCCAGAACCCAAAAACTAATCTGAACTGACTCCTAATGAGTTAAATTGCACTGGGCAGGTGCAATGTCAGAagttagactaacaaaataaaccagGAATTAGAACTGGAAGTACATCCTACCTCCCAACCATTTTGCCTATATGTAAGTGTTTTTTGATCACAACACTAATTTCTACCTGTCATATGcactacaaaaacaaacaaaactgacgTATTTGTAATGAAGTCTGAGGATACAAAAACAGGCAAAGAAACATTATGCAATCACATATATACTGTGGCTCAGTTTTGAGGCTTATTGTGAAATGCTATGAAATTCTTGGGCAGAACTTCCCATGGACACATCTATACTACAGCCACAACAGAAGTGCAACATAGCTCACTGGAGAGCAGAAATTTCCTACAACAACAGAAGAGATTTTCCTTTGCTGTTGGTAATCCCCCTTTCCAAGAGGCTCTTAGCTAGGACAATGGAAGAATCTTCTTGTGAATTGTGCCATGTCTCAATGGGCGGGGTAAAGATGCTTTAACTACACAGCCACAAACAGTACATCTAGGTTCATCTTATTTTTAAGTGTGGATCAGACCTATGAATGTAAATTTACTTTTAGTGTTCTTAtttttgagtttatttttaaaatagtttaagtGCTCAAGGAGGAAGATACTAACTTGTCTGTGATTTGGCTGTGTAACTACTGCAGTACCATCATCACTGGGTCAGTTCTTCCCACTAGCAGTAATAGAATGGGCGTTATATGTCTGAGCAAGATTGCATAAATTACTTTGCACCTTTAACAGCTCAAAATCCTTTTATTAAAGTTTGTTACTCTATTATATCAACATACATAATGTTTGCTTTATGCACTGCAGTAACATGGCTTCTTTGATTGTTTCTGGCATACTCAAAAGCAAATTCAGCAATACGTTTGCTTGCTTCTTCTGTGATAAGTTTGATGCTCTGCACGACACCATCAACAATCTGAAAAACAGACAGTTGTCAAAAGTAAAAATTATGCTGATTTATAAAGCGGGGGTTGACAGTGTGGAGATCTGTAATAAGAACATGTAATTCTTACGGGCAAGTATCTACAGAGCACTGTATACATGCACTTTACATAAAGTAAATCAGAGGAGTTAATCTGAAACAGTATCTCCTAATTTTGCCATACAAGATTGTAATtaacagaagaaagaaaatccTGCTAGAAAATTAACCATTTCCCAAATAACATACCACGTGCTCAATTCCACTGTATTCTCCCTCTGTGTTCTCTCGAATTGTGACaatatttacatcagtgtaaggGGTTTTGTATCCTTCTATAGAGACACAAGGACGAACATTTGCATAGAGATCAAAGGTTTTACGCAGCAGCAGATTCATTGAAGGGTGTCCAGCAGCTATTGGAGTTTTTAAAGGTCCTGCAATAAAAACCAAGAATTAATGAAATACAAAAGCACAAATCAAGAGCTTAAATccagtgtccaaccagttctgaagcagtacgGCCAAGTAGACACTATGCAGGCTACTGCTATAATGAACTAGCCACACTattctgaaaataaatttattgttcaagctaactagccacactcaatcAGCCAAATGGGTGGCTGGTGAATAGCAAGCTGGGCACCACAGGTTTAAATTCACTACAAGCAGAGAAAGGTCTAAGCTATGTTGCCCAAGTGCCCTGACAGGCTCTTGTGTTGACCAGGGCTGAAAGGTTGAGGAACTCACCCACTACATCATTAAAAAGAGTGAAAAGATTCTGGGGTTTGAGAGATAAATTCCAAGCTCTTTATTCAAGGTGAACAGCAATTAACACCACAAGCTCTCTCAATGAATTTAACAGCATTACTTGGGTACATAATGCTTGAGCAAGATATTATAAAGAACAGGGATCATTCCTATGAAGTATCACAGCATCAGTAGCACTAGTTTGTGCAGTTTTAGATATAGGTTCTAGCACACTACTTTATACAAGTTCCCAATTCTATTAATACTAGTATTCACACCTCTAGAGAACCTATGTGAAGTCTGACACTGAAGACTAGAGAGGAGAGTGAGGCAACATCTCTTAGtgtaccaacttctgttggtgaggtaCAAGCTTTAGAGCCTCCTCACAGGTCCAACTGACCACATGTGGCGTCCACTTTGGGGTTTCACAAAATGTCACCCTATGAGTGGGTATGCCCCACTGAGAATAAAAGCATAACTGAAGAATGCTTAATGCATCTGCAACCTAGTTCAAATTAGACTAAATATCATTCCCAGATAGGAAGAAGCTGGAGGGCTACCATAAGAGGAAGCCCAGAAGAGAAGAAGGCTGCAAGAAGAAAAGGGAAGAACTTAGTAACCTCTGGTGGGGAGGTATGGAGGTCTGCTGGGCCAGGGAAGGACTTCCAGGCAGtagaaggaaaaaaagatttgGGGGACAAAAGCTCTTGGGATCCTTTCCTAGAAGTTCTGCCAAGGACAAGGAGACATATGGTGCAGTCATTAGGGTGGTGGCACAACCCTGATAAAAGGGCAGGATACAGATTTCCtagagcagagccctgggagaCATTTAACTGGGGGAATGGATTACAGGAAAAACTGACTCGAAAAACTAAGCTTAAGGAGGGCAAAAATtggtttacatttattttttcagttgaGATTTACTGGGGGACTCCAAGTGATGGACCTCTGTAAGCCGTGCCTCTGAAAAAAGGATGCACCTTTTGAAGTCATGGAGCTTACAGACATGAAAGAGTTGTGACACCTGAGATAAATACAAGTATTTTACGGGCTCCGGAAGGGGCTGCTGACAGTTTAACGTAGAAAGAAACCCAGAGAGGTGGTAAAGAGCACGCCAGAAGTGACAGACCTGGCCTGCCCATTGAATCGTCCGGCAGCTAGAACCCAAAGATGCAGAAGAACCTGGATTTCAATCTCAGCTGTCAGCAAAGGGTGTGAAGCCCCTTTATAAGGGAATATGGACTTTTGAAAGCCCTAAGATGAGTGTAAGGGCCCAGAACTGGCAGGGGGAGAAAGACCCAATGTAAGGACACTGAACTTTCGTTTTAGGACTTTTTCACTCTGGAAGGGGAACCAGGTCAAAGGATTAAATCATGAAAAGTGGAAGACACCAGTACAGAGTTAGAACAGCTGTTGGCAGGGAGCATTAGAAGAAAGCCTGGTACACTATGACCAGTCATGAAGGGTAACGCTTCCAGTGAGTCCACCCTTCAACACACACTAATTGGTATATTCATTCACTGAAATGCAATGCCATTTAGGAAATCATGCGGGCGAGCGTGTCAATACACAGAAACAGAGGGCACTTACCTACCTGTTCGCTAATTCTAGCTAGGGATGTTCACTCATTTCAACTTTTAGTGCTGCTCTCTCATTTAAAGGCTGTGCTTTGAaattttaaatgactgcttcaGTGCACTGCTTCACCATTCCATTATGACATAGGGTATTTTGTCTTGTACACTGCCACACATCACTTCCAAAACACACCCCCACAGTACAAGCAGCAGTTGCTTTTAGTAGCTCAAGATCAACCCATGCAGTACCTTTCAGTCCCATCTTGTTTTTATCCATGGATTCTTTGGCATCTGGAGGAATCATCCACTTTCCTCCTGGTCCCTGGATAGCTGTAACATTTCTCTCTTCCCACTGAATGGGGGCCTAAACACAGTTGTTTGAAATTATCTTCTGCATTTGGAATTTTGTAAGTGTGTATATACATTTTGTTAAAAGAAGAAATGCTGACAAGATTTTGCTCACACCTCCCAAATTTTTTTCAGAGCtgacaagcagtgttccctctaattttttccatccatgggtggaataaattttcgtacttgcaccaaagcatgtgtgaatgtctaccaccaatagaaacatatgctgcccacagtgggtggctgtgggtgctctactaatcagctgtgtggcatgtcaatctctcctgcatggctgcccaagcgctcagcttacagggaacactgcagacAAGCATGGGCTATTTCAGCCCAAAGAGAATTGTTTCTAGAGTTAGGCATTTGAAAATAGAGCAGAGTCCCAATATAACTAACTGCTGAAGGCACTATGAGATGCCTACTTTAATATTTTTCCAGACTTATTAGAACTACTTTCACCACGCTACCTACCACTTTCACTATGGTGATATCTCACGTTAGATATTTTTCAAGAAACATAAACATGAGTTTTAAAAGACTTAACATTAAACATAGTAATTAAGCAAGATTAATCAAAATTCCTGACAGACAGGAACAGATATGACTGTGCTCCATGTCTAAATAGAATGCTGCAAATGTTTCAGTCAATTCAGTGGGACATTATAATGTTGGTAAAATATGTACTGTACATGACTAATGAATTAAAGGAATTACTTACTTTAGCAGCATCAAAAATCTTCATAACAGCAGCAGAAATCTCCGGTCCTATGCCATCTCCTGGGATTAAAGTTACTGTCTGTACCTATGCAAGAAGTCAGATAGTACACCTAAGGAACACTGCATTCATCAGAACATTTACaaatgttttggggaaaaaaatcaagattgttccctgtctacactagcccaaaacttcgaaatggccatgcaaatggccattttgaagtttacttatgaagcgcctcattagaatgccggcagccgcggcactttgaaattgacgtggcttgtccatatggggctcctttttgaaaggaccccgggaatttcgaaatccccttattcctatctgctgttaggaataatgcgatttcaaagttgctgcggtcctttcaaaaaggagccctgtgtggacgagccgcgtcaattttgaggtgctgcagctgccagcattctaatgaggcgctgaatttgcatggccatttcgaagttttaggctagtgtagacgtagcctcaatgtcAGTCATTTTAAGGATAACACTGTACCACAGAGGAGTGCAAACAGGAACTCGTTCACAAACAGCTTGCTTTGCGTTCCAAAGATGCCTTAGTGGCTCTGAAATATAAAGATAGTTAACCTAATTCAAAAGCAGTCTTCCTAGTCACACTCCTCCTCGATAGAATACAGATATTTTCTTCTTTCTGGCACTTTGCACAGGAGACAGCATTTCCGTGTAGTGCCAGAAGCAGAGAGGAtacttaaaagccaaaatttgccTTTCTGCGGAACACATCCCTATTGTGTTTCACAGAGGTTCTTTCATAAAATTTCTTTCTGCATTGTTAAACTTATCTCATGTACATTAAGTATATATTCTTAACGTCTGGCCACCGTTTTATTGCAGTGCACTTAACAGCAGGCTCTTTGACCACTgttcaccccttcccacccagctgTTAGAGTGGCACAGATCCACAGGACAAAAACTCAGGAAGACATGTTCTTAGTGCACAGGAAAGTCACCCACAAGTACAGAGCACAATTAAATGCATAGAGGAGAACCACTATGGAAGAGGCGACTTGATTGGGATGAAAGGAGAGCCCTCAGACAGcatagtaacagagggaaagccgtgctagtctatcagctatggctatggtctggagaagtgggtctgtcccacgaaagctcacctaataaattattttgttagtcttttaagtgctacttgactgctttttgttttgatagtatatagactagcatggctttctgtctgttactacACAATTATTTGTATGTCTTCAAGAACTGCCATACCCTTGGATCACGTAAGTTGACTGCTAAGCTATTGtgcttgtgttttatttttcctccatTAATATAAGCGATTTGATAGCTATGTGTGGCTGCAgtacagccaaaagaaggatttAAGATCTTACATGAACTTACAAACACCAACTTCATTGTACCTGGAGCCCAAGATACAACTCCCAGTCTTATTTTTTCACTAACATACAATTGTGCCccaggcaacttttttttttaagtttcttttCCCCCAAATGTTTTATCACTGAAAGTACCAAGCTATTTTGATACCATTCAAAGTCACAAACTCTCCTGAATGTCACACGACCCATGAAACAGTAGGCGTTACACTGCTATATACATAAGTCAAAGCAATTTTCAAACCCTCTTTAAATGAAGTTTCAAGAGCATATTTGTATTTTGTACATACACACAAAGAGGGTAAAAATTTCATATATAATGAAATCACAAAAACAAgctcaagagggaaaaaaaatcacaccatcATGCGGTAAACTAAAATGTAGCACTACAGAGGTACTTCAAAAGGGCACACACCTAGATATTCTAAAAGcagcagtttttaaaatgtaattaatacTAATTTCAAAGTGTTTACAGAATTCTTTAAAGACTTTGTAGGCAGAGATTTGAATTAAACAATATCAGCTAAACAGCAAGTAAGTCTACTGCTTATAGAAAAGTAGCAAAATAAAAAGATGATTAGAAGCTTCTTAACAACATTGCCACTGAAGTTTCTATAAAAGTTTCAGAATGGCTGATTTCTAAACTATCATTATCCAATTAATGTGATCAAATGCTATGAATTTTCTGGGCAATTGCTATCATTTTCACAAGGAGTTATTAAAATTGTTAGTGTATGTGTAGATGAACATGTCAAGTTAGTCAAGAAAAATCCAACAAAGCATAAGAGCATATGGCCATTTTACTTGCCGCTTATCTTTAAATTGTTTAGAAATGTAATAACTTTACATTATCTTATCCAGCAACTTTATCTTATTCAGTAAGTTGTTCAGTACTTTTATTGAgaaacttttcaaaagaaaaaaatgatattATACTCACAGCATTACTAAAACGTCTGGTcatctgtttttggtttttgaaagCTTCTAGCAAGCGGGacacctattaaaaaaaaaaaaaagggtatttTAGCATGTAAATTGAAAGCATGACAGCTGAATATGCAGCtggtttgcattttgaaatactgccTAGTTCAGTTCACATTTTATACTAGGGATATCTTTGCTAACGTTAGCTGTCATTCATTTAGTAGGTAAATACTTTCTTCAGATGACCAAAACTTTCAGTTTggaaacattttcattaatttgtCTTGTATTTCCAAGACTTTTTAATCAATAAATATTTCTTCCATTCTTAATTAATGGTGACAATAAGCTTGTAACATATTGGAAAAAAATCTTAGGAAAAAAGAGTAAAATACACCACAAGCACTATTTGGATTTAGAAGTCTAAAATGAGAGAACTTAGGAGTCTGAAAATAAGGCGTTTTATTATAGGAACAAAAAAATTGTAGAAGTCCTGTTCATGAAAACCATCCACACGAAGGGTCTTAAGATATTACAAATTGGATACAAAGATGCATCAGTTTTAGTCATATGGATAATGATTGACTAATATTTTTGTATTtacatggggctgcagcacccaaCCACTCTAGTTAAGTAGCAAGACACCATTGTTCTAGACACTGCttgcacagaacaaaacagattatccctgccccaaagaggcaACAGATGGACACAGACAGGAgagtacaaggaaacaaaaattaagaagggtgctttcaaaatctggctgtcctttcaaaagaaccccatctacacagctagtttgcaattcaaaagcagcatttttgatgcACAGGGTagctgttatgcaaatgaggcattgagtactcatatcagtgcctcattagcattttgaccttcttcatttacatgccccttccgaaagggaggggcatgtgtagacatggcttaagacAATAAGCTGAAGTTATTCCTTCATGTGGAGAGTTAATACAAAGCTGCACTGAAACTTACAGCAAAATTTGCAACAAAACAAGTAATAAAACATGACAACACTGTCCTCTTTACAAGTATGGAAAATTTAGCTTAAGGATTTTGCTACAAGACTTGATTAGCAGCTGCCTTGATGGCAGTTAAAATACCTGGGGTAGGAATTTTAAAAGCACTCAGCTTTGGCCTTACTACCTACTGGAACCTGGGGAATTTTTACCACTCATTTCAATGGCAGGAAAGACAGGCCAATGGCAAGCACTTTTGTAAATAACACTCATTTTCATATATCGATTACCCACATGAATGTGGTGGAATTTTAAACTTGAAGTTCATTTTAAGTGGGTTAATAGTACTAGGAAAGCAGATGCTGATGAAGTAGAAGGGTGtgtactaatttt
Coding sequences:
- the IDH3A gene encoding isocitrate dehydrogenase [NAD] subunit alpha, mitochondrial is translated as MAAAWKPTVSRLLEAFKNQKQMTRRFSNAVQTVTLIPGDGIGPEISAAVMKIFDAAKAPIQWEERNVTAIQGPGGKWMIPPDAKESMDKNKMGLKGPLKTPIAAGHPSMNLLLRKTFDLYANVRPCVSIEGYKTPYTDVNIVTIRENTEGEYSGIEHVIVDGVVQSIKLITEEASKRIAEFAFEYARNNQRSHVTAVHKANIMRMSDGLFLRKCREAAENCKDIKFNEMYLDTVCLNMVQDPSQFDVLVMPNLYGDILSDLCAGLIGGLGVTPSGNIGANGIAIFESVHGTAPDIAGKDLANPTALLLSAVMMLRHMGMHEHATKIETACFDTIKARKVLTKDLGGNAKCSEYTAEICRRVQDSD